One Bacteriovorax sp. PP10 DNA segment encodes these proteins:
- the lysS gene encoding lysine--tRNA ligase, with protein sequence MSQALNDAVHWADLTADKLIRQEDKDTYTLASGITPSGVVHFGNFREVMTTELVARGLKKRGKKVRFIFSWDDYDTFRKVPANLPKQDELAKYLFQPIVDTPDPFGDHKSYAAHHEASFEAQLKKMGIELEPIYQADRYKAGAYKEQIKLTLQKKDTIAAILNKWRSTPLPDSWMPVSVYCEKCNRDKTTATKYDGHNKLDYTCESEDCNNVGTLDLETTSRAKLPWRMDWPMRWAFEKVDFEPGGKDHSSQGGSFTTAKDIVAEVYGWKAPMYLQYDFVSIKGMGGKMSSSKGNLVTVNDVLDVYEPEMVRWIFASYKTNIDFGLSFDLDVIKNYEDFDRMERLAFGLEAGNEKKVAMAKRVYELSQIGETPKEMPFQPAFRHLCNVLQINDLDIKRARGFYNDEIKNERDERRFQERAQRAAYWIENSAPEEFKFSLNTEVVKMDLDAKQTALLNDLHSFLKTEWSNIHDDKALHEKMYEIINSHELEPMPVFTLLYKKLINLEKGPKLAGFIRTIGQERVLKLLVP encoded by the coding sequence ATGTCTCAAGCACTAAACGATGCTGTTCACTGGGCGGACCTTACCGCTGATAAATTAATCCGTCAGGAAGACAAAGACACATACACTCTAGCAAGCGGGATCACTCCTTCTGGTGTTGTTCACTTTGGTAACTTCCGCGAAGTAATGACAACTGAATTAGTTGCTCGTGGATTAAAGAAGCGCGGAAAGAAAGTTCGTTTTATTTTCTCTTGGGATGACTACGATACATTCAGAAAAGTTCCAGCAAATCTTCCTAAGCAAGACGAGCTAGCGAAATATTTATTCCAACCAATTGTTGATACTCCAGATCCTTTTGGAGATCACAAGTCATACGCTGCTCACCACGAAGCAAGCTTTGAAGCACAACTAAAGAAAATGGGAATCGAGCTTGAGCCGATTTACCAGGCAGACAGATACAAAGCTGGGGCCTACAAAGAGCAAATTAAATTAACTCTTCAAAAGAAAGATACAATTGCAGCGATCTTAAATAAATGGAGATCAACTCCACTTCCAGATAGCTGGATGCCGGTTTCTGTTTACTGTGAAAAATGTAACCGCGATAAAACGACGGCGACAAAATATGACGGTCACAACAAACTTGATTACACTTGTGAATCTGAAGACTGTAACAACGTTGGAACTCTTGATCTTGAAACAACTTCAAGAGCAAAACTGCCATGGCGTATGGACTGGCCGATGAGATGGGCCTTTGAAAAAGTCGATTTCGAGCCAGGTGGAAAAGACCATTCTTCTCAAGGTGGATCTTTTACAACAGCTAAAGATATCGTTGCTGAAGTCTACGGATGGAAAGCACCTATGTACCTTCAATACGATTTCGTATCGATCAAAGGTATGGGCGGAAAAATGAGTTCTTCAAAAGGGAACCTTGTTACCGTTAACGACGTACTAGATGTTTACGAGCCGGAAATGGTTCGTTGGATTTTCGCTTCTTATAAAACAAACATCGACTTCGGATTATCATTCGACTTAGACGTTATTAAAAACTACGAAGACTTCGACAGAATGGAACGTCTTGCTTTCGGCCTTGAAGCTGGAAACGAGAAAAAAGTCGCGATGGCAAAAAGAGTTTATGAGCTTTCTCAAATTGGAGAGACTCCAAAAGAGATGCCATTCCAACCTGCTTTCCGTCACCTTTGTAACGTTCTTCAAATTAACGATCTTGATATTAAACGTGCTCGTGGTTTCTACAATGATGAAATCAAAAATGAGCGCGATGAAAGACGTTTCCAGGAGCGCGCTCAAAGAGCTGCTTACTGGATTGAAAACTCTGCACCTGAAGAATTTAAATTCTCTTTAAATACTGAAGTTGTAAAAATGGATCTGGATGCAAAACAAACAGCGCTTCTAAACGATCTACATTCGTTTTTAAAGACTGAATGGTCAAACATCCATGATGATAAGGCCCTTCATGAGAAAATGTATGAAATCATCAATTCTCACGAGCTAGAGCCAATGCCGGTGTTCACTCTTCTTTATAAGAAGCTGATTAACCTGGAAAAAGGACCAAAGCTTGCTGGTTTCATCCGTACCATTGGGCAAGAGCGTGTATTAAAGCTCCTAGTGCCATAA
- a CDS encoding ABC transporter ATP-binding protein, translating to MTINQKPILEIKNLNTYYGNIHAVKNISLEINRGEIVTLLGSNGAGKTTTLHTISGLLKATSGEINFEDQSIQKLSAHRITALGLAQSPEGRQIFANLSIKENLDMGAYLRKDSDGIKKDLDFVYNLFPKLLERKSQLAQTLSGGEQQMLAIARAYMAKPKLLLLDEPSLGIAPILVGTIFRAITEINQLGMTILLVEQNANLALKISHRAYVLTNGEITLQGKSSELLSNPEIKKAYLGN from the coding sequence ATGACAATTAATCAAAAACCTATTTTAGAAATAAAAAATTTAAATACCTATTACGGAAATATTCACGCCGTAAAAAATATCAGTCTGGAAATCAACCGCGGGGAAATCGTCACTCTCCTAGGAAGTAACGGAGCGGGGAAAACAACTACACTCCACACCATTTCAGGTCTCTTAAAAGCGACTTCCGGTGAAATTAATTTTGAAGATCAATCGATTCAAAAGTTATCCGCTCACCGCATCACAGCTTTAGGACTGGCCCAATCCCCTGAAGGCCGCCAGATTTTTGCCAATTTATCGATTAAAGAAAATCTCGATATGGGCGCTTATCTTAGAAAAGATTCCGACGGAATAAAAAAAGATTTAGATTTTGTTTATAACCTGTTTCCAAAATTACTAGAGAGAAAATCTCAATTGGCCCAGACTTTATCAGGCGGAGAACAGCAAATGCTTGCTATTGCTCGCGCTTATATGGCCAAACCAAAACTTCTTTTATTAGATGAACCCTCACTTGGAATTGCGCCTATTCTGGTTGGAACGATTTTCCGTGCGATCACGGAAATAAATCAATTGGGAATGACAATTTTACTAGTTGAACAAAACGCTAATCTTGCCCTAAAAATTTCTCACCGCGCTTATGTTCTCACCAATGGCGAAATCACTTTGCAAGGCAAATCGAGTGAATTATTATCTAACCCAGAAATCAAAAAAGCATACCTGGGTAACTAA